Proteins encoded in a region of the Trypanosoma brucei gambiense DAL972 chromosome 11, complete sequence genome:
- a CDS encoding protein kinase, putative has translation MSDTLSSKLDDVDADVLRGAYEPVAIIGEGTYGVVFRARGVASGAEFAIKKLRSDKLKEGVPATTLREVTLLHEMSDNPNVVRLLDVLCSKRRVYLVFELLNEDLRSFIRRNYPQPPATASSSVVPLRLVKNFTCQMLHALWRCHQNRIIHRDLKPANVLLGVKKSTRNDGEDSYILKLADFGLARTYEMTLLTYTKEVMTLWYRAPEILLGERHYTPAADVWSVGCIVLEMIVGCPVFRGESNRDQLDRIFYTVGTPTEETWAGVAMMPGYDKATKIYKVAPLHERLPTFDKEAVQFVAFLLQVNPKSRPTIPTILQHPFLQGD, from the coding sequence ATGTCTGATACATTAAGTAGCAAACTAGACGATGTCGATGCGGATGTTTTGCGCGGCGCGTATGAACCCGTAGCGATTATCGGAGAGGGAACTTATGGTGTTGTCTTCCGCGCACGTGGGGTTGCGAGCGGGGCCGAGTTTGCGATAAAGAAACTAAGAAGTGACAAGCTGAAGGAAGGCGTTCCTGCAACGACACTTCGAGAAGTGACGCTGCTGCACGAAATGAGTGACAATCCAAATGTGGTGCGACTGCTCGATGTTTTGTGCTCCAAGCGTCGTGTTTATTTGGTGTTTGAGTTGCTTAACGAAGATCTCAGGTCTTTTATTCGCCGCAACTATCCGCAACCACCCGCTACTGCCAGTAGCTCTGTTGTACCTTTGAGACTCGTGAAAAATTTTACCTGTCAAATGCTTCACGCCTTGTGGAGGTGCCACCAGAATCGAATCATTCACAGGGACCTTAAACCTGCAAATGTGCTTCTCGGGGTAAAGAAGTCAACGAGGAATGACGGCGAGGATTCGTACATTTTGAAACTGGCGGACTTTGGGCTTGCGCGTACTTATGAGATGACATTGTTGACGTATACGAAAGAAGTAATGACGTTGTGGTATCGTGCACCAGAGATTTTGCTTGGGGAGCGGCACTACACGCCAGCCGCAGATGTGTGGTCGGTTGGTTGCATTGTGTTGGAGATGATTGTTGGTTGTCCTGTTTTTAGAGGTGAGTCCAACCGTGACCAGTTAGATAGGATCTTCTACACTGTGGGAACACCGACGGAAGAGACATGGGCTGGCGTAGCAATGATGCCAGGATATGACAAGGCAACGAAAATATATAAGGTGGCGCCTCTCCATGAGCGATTGCCGACATTCGATAAGGAGGCAGTACAGtttgttgcatttcttttGCAAGTCAATCCAAAAAGCCGTCCCACTATTCCTACAATTCTTCAACATCCTTTTCTGCAAGGTGACTAg